A window from Chrysemys picta bellii isolate R12L10 chromosome 20, ASM1138683v2, whole genome shotgun sequence encodes these proteins:
- the NECTIN2 gene encoding nectin-2 isoform X2, with product MGAPRSLVFWSLLSVVLTQRVKVRNEVTGYVGDEAMLQCLFPATSPDIKVSQVTWMKEMGGKKQNVAVYLPDHKPNFPLDNSGRIRFLNVSLQDATLIIQPLRMSDEGTYVCEFATYPHGNEDGVTTLSILARPTNTAESRKVVAGNTTIPVAVCTSANGKPPAQIKWLSTLPGNFNASEMTNGDGTVTVTSQFNMVPTAAADQQQITCVISQRTLAAPENIPVVLSVLYPPQVTIDGYDDNWYVSRSEAVLRCAAKGNPKPTQYSWSTPSGTLPPTVQVQGDRLVVQSVDVAVNTTFICQVTNSVGTTRVEQTVLVREHPMKLQSSAGAVAGGLVGGILALALLGALVFFLLRRRRARPPLKGVYDPTTRVFGNGAAPPPNLIYRPDSELDRPLKATPGEGAPGERPGPYSYPGQRHEEEEEERLDEVGPMLRLSAHPGHGAPSGYEEDDMESQHDGSIISKTAVYV from the exons TGGTGCTGACGCAGCGGGTGAAGGTCCGGAATGAGGTCACGGGCTATGTGGGCGATGAGGCCATGCTGCAATGCCTCTTCCCCGCCACCAGCCCCGACATCAaggtcagccaggttacctggatGAAGGAGATGGGGGGCAAGAAGCAGAATGTGGCTGTCTATCTCCCGGACCACAAGCCCAACTTCCCCTTGGACAACAGCGGCAGGATCCGGTTTCTGAACGTCTCCCTGCAGGATGCCACGCTGATCATCCAGCCCTTGCGCATGAGTGACGAGGGCACCTACGTCTGTGAATTCGCCACCTACCCTCATGGCAACGAGGATGGGGTCACCACGCTCAGCATCCTGG ccaggcccaccAACACGGCGGAGTCGCGGAAGGTGGTGGCAGGTAACACCACGATCCCAGTGGCCGTCTGCACCTCAGCCAACGGCAAACCCCCTGCCCAGATCAAgtggctctccaccctccccggCAACTTCAATGCCTCCGAGATGACCAATGGAGACGGCACCGTCACCGTCACCAGCCAGTTCAACATGGTGCCCACGGCGGCAGCAGACCAGCAGCAAATCACCTGCGTCATCAGCCAGAGGACACTGGCTGCGCCGGAGAACATCCCGGTCGTGCTGTCCGTGCTGT ACCCCCCCCAAGTCACTATCGATGGCTATGATGACAACTGGTATGTGAGCCGGAGTGAGGCCGTGCTGAGATGCGCGGCCAAAGGGAACCCCAAACCCACCCAATACTCCTGGAGCAC ccccagtgggACGCTGCCCCCCACGGTGCAGGTACAGGGTGACCGGCTGGTGGTGCAGTCGGTGGACGTGGCGGTGAACACGACCTTCATCTGCCAGGTCACTAATAGCGTGGGGACGACACGGGTTGAGCAGACCGTCCTGGTGCGAG AGCACCCCATGAAGCTGCAGAGCAGCGCCGGAGCCGTGGCTGGGGGCCTCGTCGGGGGCATCCTGGCCCTCGCCCTGCTGGGGGCTCTGGTATTCTTCCTGCTCCGCCGGCGCCGCGCCCGGCCCCCTCTCAAGGGCGTCTATGACCCCACCACCCGCGTCTTCGGCAATggtgctgccccgccccccaacttAATCTACCGCCCTGACTCGGAGCTGGACCGGCCCCTCAAGGCCACGCCGGGCGAGGGGGCCCCTGGGGAGCGGCCCGGCCCCTACAGCTACCCCGGCCAGCGgcacgaggaggaggaggaggagcggctTGACGAGGTGGGGCCCATGTTGCGGCTCAGCGCCCACCCTGGGCACGGCGCTCCGAGTGGCTACGAGGAGGACGACATGGAGTCGCAGCACGACGGGTCCATCATCTCCAAGACGGCTGTCTATGTGTGA
- the NECTIN2 gene encoding nectin-2 isoform X1, translating into MGAPRSLVFWSLLSVVLTQRVKVRNEVTGYVGDEAMLQCLFPATSPDIKVSQVTWMKEMGGKKQNVAVYLPDHKPNFPLDNSGRIRFLNVSLQDATLIIQPLRMSDEGTYVCEFATYPHGNEDGVTTLSILARPTNTAESRKVVAGNTTIPVAVCTSANGKPPAQIKWLSTLPGNFNASEMTNGDGTVTVTSQFNMVPTAAADQQQITCVISQRTLAAPENIPVVLSVLYPPQVTIDGYDDNWYVSRSEAVLRCAAKGNPKPTQYSWSTPSGTLPPTVQVQGDRLVVQSVDVAVNTTFICQVTNSVGTTRVEQTVLVRAQPNMAGAGTTGGIIGGIIAAIVAVAVVATGVLIFRQQQKNRTEQDNDDLDGPPAYKPPPPQKKIEDPELVSNPPEAENIPLKAVYFEPSIAADPTEPDLPRYHELPTLEDKEPAATTGLSLEDEYLDQINPIYDALSFASGEGAPEQGFIMSRALYV; encoded by the exons TGGTGCTGACGCAGCGGGTGAAGGTCCGGAATGAGGTCACGGGCTATGTGGGCGATGAGGCCATGCTGCAATGCCTCTTCCCCGCCACCAGCCCCGACATCAaggtcagccaggttacctggatGAAGGAGATGGGGGGCAAGAAGCAGAATGTGGCTGTCTATCTCCCGGACCACAAGCCCAACTTCCCCTTGGACAACAGCGGCAGGATCCGGTTTCTGAACGTCTCCCTGCAGGATGCCACGCTGATCATCCAGCCCTTGCGCATGAGTGACGAGGGCACCTACGTCTGTGAATTCGCCACCTACCCTCATGGCAACGAGGATGGGGTCACCACGCTCAGCATCCTGG ccaggcccaccAACACGGCGGAGTCGCGGAAGGTGGTGGCAGGTAACACCACGATCCCAGTGGCCGTCTGCACCTCAGCCAACGGCAAACCCCCTGCCCAGATCAAgtggctctccaccctccccggCAACTTCAATGCCTCCGAGATGACCAATGGAGACGGCACCGTCACCGTCACCAGCCAGTTCAACATGGTGCCCACGGCGGCAGCAGACCAGCAGCAAATCACCTGCGTCATCAGCCAGAGGACACTGGCTGCGCCGGAGAACATCCCGGTCGTGCTGTCCGTGCTGT ACCCCCCCCAAGTCACTATCGATGGCTATGATGACAACTGGTATGTGAGCCGGAGTGAGGCCGTGCTGAGATGCGCGGCCAAAGGGAACCCCAAACCCACCCAATACTCCTGGAGCAC ccccagtgggACGCTGCCCCCCACGGTGCAGGTACAGGGTGACCGGCTGGTGGTGCAGTCGGTGGACGTGGCGGTGAACACGACCTTCATCTGCCAGGTCACTAATAGCGTGGGGACGACACGGGTTGAGCAGACCGTCCTGGTGCGAG CCCAGCCCAACATGGCTGGCGCGGGCACCACGGGGGGCATCATTGGCGGCATCATTGCTGCCATCGTGGCCGTGGCCGTGGTGGCCACTGGGGTCCTGATTTTCCGCCAGCAGCAGAAGAATCGCACAGAGCAGGACAACGACGA cctggatgggCCTCCAGCCTACAAGCCGCCCCCACCCCAGAAGAAGATTGAGGACCCTGAGCTG GTCTCTAATCCCCCCGAGGCTGAGAACATCCCACTGAAAGCTGTCTACTTCGAGCCCAGCATTGCGGCAGATCCCACAGAGCCG GACCTACCGCGGTACCACGAGCTGCCTACGCTGGAGGACAAGGAGCCAGCGGCAACAACGGGGCTCAGCCTGGAGGATGAATACTTGGACCAGATCAACCCAATCTATGACGCCCTGTCCTTCGCCTCTGGGGAGGGTGCCCCCGAGCAGGGCTTCATTATGTCCCGGGCCTTGTACGTCTGA